The window ATTAGGCCGATTTCGTGGCATTTCCATCATTCATTTTTACATCCTTGTGATTTAGATCCAGGCTAAATGATTACAACATACGTTAAATTTTCCTAATTTAGAACCCCAAATCCCACTAAACATGACAGAAACACAACCCAACTACCCAATTCAACACACCGACTGCAATCAACCCAAAGCCATGGATTGATCCCTGAAATGCAAATACATTTTTATATGGTCCTCCTAATCATCAGACACACTCTTCTGGTTTCACTTCACACTTGTGCCAGAAACTGTCTCGGACGAACAGGCGACTCCATGGTCAACTGAACCAACAAATAACTGTGAGGCAAATGAGCCACTTTTCCTCGCCTTCCCGGGAAAGTCTCTGCCTACATTACCCTTCAACgagagattctttttaatccGACTCCGAGTAAGTGACAACATGGTACTGCGGGAAGGTGCATGCAAAGCACCTTCAACACAATCTCCTGCCTGTGCGCAACCCCATGGCCTTGATGGTCCATCTTCGCAGAAAGGCCTAAGCCTAGGGAAGAACTTAGAAAAGACCCGCTGATCTGGAGAATTCTCCTCTTCAACTTTGGCACAGATTGGGCAAGGGGGGTCATTTTTGTTGGCCTTTGGGGTGGTTTGCTCCAAGCATTCAGCATGGAATACATGGCAGCATGAAAGAACCCCAGCAACAGGCATGTCTCCGCTTCTCACAATACGTCGAGAACTCCAAGGAGATCTCTGTGAAAGAAGCCTCTCACACAATCCACATTTGAAACTATCTGATGGATTACAATATCTACTTGAAAAATCAGCTTCAAATGGCTCAGAAACATCAGTGAGATCGACACTACCACTAGCACTGCTCAAGCGATGTTTTTCTCTTCGAGGAGTAACAGCATCAAATTCCAAATACCCAGCAGCATTGCTGTCAGTAGCTTCTCTTCTAGGTGTGTCAGATGGAAGGGTCAATGGGTGAACAGGTTTTGACATAAAGCAACGGCGACTTGAAAAATTACGATGAGAGTGATGTGTCTTGGCCACAGACTCGTAATCACTACTGTCCGACCTGGATGAAGTTGAGCCACCACTATCCCTTGCAGCTGATGTGCCCTGCAAAAGTAAGTATAATTAAGTTGAACTTCAGGCAGTACTACTCAGCTAAGCATGGGAAAGGAAAATCATAACTTACTTCCATAGCAGGGGAAAAGGATAAGGGCCTTGAGACTGCATCAAACAAGAGAAGGATAGTATCAGCAATTTAAAATTTCCATTCATAGTAGTTCACTTAATATGAACAATTGTTTATGCATACAACCAATGACAGTAAAGCAACCCCAATGATAGACCGCATAAGATATTGACAAACGATTTCACAAAACTGAAAATGTTTAAAGCGAACCCAAGACAGATGAAACCATAAAGGTTAGTTCCATATTGATGACTATCTCTATGGTAATGTGTTCTAATGAAAATCAAACTCATGTACTAGTGATGCttcaacaaaattttcaagagcCAGATGCAGTCATGCTGAACAAGCAAAAACTATATATCACCCCATAATGCACAATCTAATCCTGATGGCCCTACAAAAGCAAATCCTTTTGTAACTTACTTGGGTCATAGGAAAATTACAACTTAGATATGCTAATACCATTCTCAACagatataaaatatataattcttCCAGAGGGAAAGGGAAGTTACATgaacaataaaattactcagGATTGACAGGAAACTCAGAACCGTATTGCACTGTAGGGCAAACATAAGCAGCCTCCTATGACGATGACTCACTAATCTCACAGTACCAGTGCACGTGCTTAATGTTTCTTTTAAGCAACAAAACATCCATCAAAAGGCAGCAACAGCTAATATCTGTATTAATGTAAGCTTAGACAGAAGCTACAAATGTGACATTGAGCTTTTCCCATACAATACCAGTAGTTGGCTGAATATCAATACTATCGGTACGTACTCGTTTCAAATAAAAACAAACGTAAAACAACTTTTTATCATCTACAAGCaaatataattttcttttgtaGATTAAAATACAGGAAATTCTGATAAATAAGCccttaaaaaagaagaaagtccTAAGGCACATAATTAGcaataaaaacaagatgaaaatgTGAACTAGCCAGGATACCAAACCAAGAGTGCCTATAGAAGCATCCACCATGACGCTCTGTCATCACAGGTCTCACTCAAGCTGTGCACCCATAAGGTTATGGACCAATCTGTACCCAGCCAACCAggtcaataatcaattacagCTAATGACATCACCAAGCTATCAAATCTATGTTCAACAATTTTCTTGTCCTggcaatttaattgaaaaacttAATTTAAAGCATCTTGTTACTTAGCTTCCCATCATCAGCCCCACAAGTGACCTCAAGAAAAGAGTATGATATAAGGGCAATGTATACCAGGGAAGAAGGGAAGAGATAAATATGCATTTCCATGCGTTCATGTCTGAGTGTTGTGAGAGAGGGAGGAGGGGTGGGAGTTCATGTTGAGGTCATGAACTGTAGGGATCTCAATCCTGAAATCATGGGTAACCCCTCAACACAAAAATAGGGACAGTTGAGAATAGCATTGTAGCAACAtccttgtttgcttcaattttaATGGGTCATGTTTATAGCTGACTTATAAGATGATTGATGCATTATATTAGATGACTGGACATGATGGAAGGTGCAGGAAACTCAGAACCGTATTGCACTGCAGGGCAAACATAAGCAGCCTCCTATGACGATGACTCACTAATCTCACAGTACCAGTGCACGTGCTTAATGTTTCTTTTAAGCAACAAAACATCCATCAAAAGGCAGCAACAGCTAATATCTGTATTAATGTAAGCTTAGACAGAAGCTACAAATCTGTATTAATGGTTCTTACCGAATTCATaaccgatttcaaattcaattcggtaatttgaaatcgggtatttggtaatttggtacaaaTTCGGTACGTACCaaattcaccgaattctaatatggtatgaaataggtaatgagattatgaattagGTAATAACCGATTTTGCATTCAAATTCGGTAATTGAAATCGGGTACCGCATTACCGCATTCGAATTACCAAATtggtatataaaattatataatatatagataaatgctatttagtattagtatatactactaatactttattatattatataggtaaatgctattaataataattagtatatggtattatcatcatatcatgtacttataataataataatatataataatgtacaatatatttatattattttagtatttattaattgttatatgactacAATAATGCATAGTAATACATTACAATATAAgataactataatacttattattttatacatgagtaacatgactagaattagataataattaatacatatatgtataatactaaatattaaacaataaacataattagtaattagaatttagatattggtaatttgatacatcattcatgtttgaattattgaatatttgaatgcgtAATCTATAACTTGCAAGTATTAATGTACTCTAAATTTATATTACatattcactaatcttaaggCTTTAAGTATAGATAAGACAACTAAACAGTGTAAGTGAATGTatatgaattgcaaatcaatgtattagtgtattgactttcacaataacatatgtaaataaataagtttaattttgatttgaaataaattataagtttgtaactaacataacttatcactaatcattataatttgtaagtttgtaactaatattacttattattaatcattgtaaattataaattcataaattattaCTAACCATTGTACAGTCTAAGgtttattctagtttaaattaatcactttttatgtgttccttaaatcatagactaaggattgtaggtataagtgatcaaataagTTAAAAGTTCATATTATCTATTTACTAATCTTAAGGCTTTAAGTATAGACAAAATAACTAAGCAGTGTAAGTGAATACATGTGAGTTGCAAATcaagtaaataagttttattttgatttgaaataaattataaatttgtaactaatgtaacttatcactaatcattgattcattgtaatttgtaagtttgtaactaatattacttattattaatcattgtaaattataaattcattgtaactactaactaaattagtttaaattaatcactttttatgtgtttcttaAATCATATACCAAGGATTttaggtataagtgatcaaataaatgccaattaaaccacaaaatgatttGAACATAAGTAATGCGTtcaattatgaataaatttggggatcaaattagtaataatttttaaatcattgaggagcataatgaatgtattataattTAGGAGCCCCAAtttgtaaattaaaaattacaaaatcacttcatttggaAAAAGTCGGATTTCATCTTCAGctgatgaaatttgaaaagtgagAAAACATCAAAACAACCATGGCAAATTTGCAATATTGCATAGTGCCGTGACTGCCGTCACCCAGGGCTTTCACAGCACTAACACTCCCAAGTCCCAAGTGCCAATTCCCAAATCGAAGCTGCTCTCTGCCTCTCCGGCCTCCGCCAGTCCGCCGCGCTCTACGTCTCCTGTCGGCTGTGTCCTGCCGTGCTGGTTCATCGCTGCCGAGTGTCGAAGACGAAGCACCAAGATCTCACTAGTTCATCGCTGGTTCATCACTGCTCATCTCTGGCTCACTTAGGTAAGTGCTCCTCTGTTTTTGGCTCTGTGTCTCTGGCATTAAAATGGGCCAAGATCGACTAGGAAACTTGTTATCCTGAATTGATAAGGGGAACGAAATCTGAGCTTCCAATTGCAAACTCTAACTGTTTTAGTAGTTTAGATTAGGTGTGATATAACATAAGCTTTGTATTTTATACACAAGAAGCTCTCTCCAGTTGTGCAGCCTTTAAAAGTTAAGGCCTTGGGGAAAAATTCCACCTTTTACccgttagaaaaattaaaaaggaaaaaacttgctaaaatgaaaattttacctCCTTGTCCGTGGAGATTCTCAATCTCTGGTGCACATCTAGTGAAAGTACGGCTCCAGAAGTTGTACCTAGGATTCTGGATATGAATTTTCTGCAATGTGTAAAAGAGAAACATCTAATGGCTTGCGGGGGTTGGTAGTTGCTGAACTATAAAGATTGGTTTATATATTCTCTTAATTAGcttcaggtttttttttttaaataatagatGAATTCGGTTAGACCGAATTCATTACcgttttcaaatttgaaatcggGTACCGCATGAATTCGGTAATGCCCAATTCGAAATTGAAAACGGTTTAGATTTCTATAGGTGCAATAACCGAAAAAACCGAATTCAGCGCACCGATTTACCGCATTTGCACCGAATGCTCACCCCTAAAAATAGGGACAGTTGAGAATAGCATTGTAGCAACAtccttgtttgcttcaattttaATGGGTCATGTTTATAGCTGACTTATAAGATGATTGATGCATTATATTAGATGACTGGACATGATTGAAGGTGCAGGAAACTCAGTTGGCTGTTAAGGTTTCTTTTGCGTGTGAGTGAACTATGAATGAAAATAATCCAAAAGTACTTGCACTTGTTCCTTACTTAAGCCCTCGAATGCCTTTCCTAGTTTCTCTTTCTCCTTTGATTTATTGAGACATTGGATAGTTTGGATtttgaacaagaaaatcttGCAAGGGTACTTAATATTAAATCGATTGGTATATTTTGCACATTAGCTTTTCGGAAGGGTTAGGTTCATTCCATAAGTTGACCACTCTCTTTAAAGATTGTTCCTTTGTAATATTTGATTGCAAGCAAGAATGCGGCCTAATACCAAACATAATCCAAAAAACATTGTTTAGTATTTATTTGTTGTATGCCTTGTCTGCCATGCTCTGGGTATATGCATGGAAGTCAATTCCTAGAATGCTACCATTTACCAAAGCATTCTTGCATGTGGTCTTTTTTCCCAAAGCACATTCATgcaaaaaatatttatcaagCATGCTAGCCAATGGCATCAGATTGATGGACTGAAAATTTATGAGTGGTAAGTGGCTTGCAATACTGGATGTCATATCATATTGTTGATTAGTCTTCTTATACCAGTAGGATTTCCATATTCCAGAATGAGATGATAGTCCCTGAAAATATGAATGAGACTGACATCTTccccatttcttttcttaagGTGAGAAGCTCACTGGAAATAGGATGTGAAGCTTCTATACGGGAAGGAAGGATTACATTCATTTGCTGCATTTAGTGCTACAAGTGCCAAAGGGCACTGCTCCGCCAGAAATCAtccttaaatatttatttttttgtaactATCTTCAAACCATGAAGCTTTCTGTAGTTTTCAAATCCTTGCGTAGCTATCCCGCTCTTCGTGTGGTTACCGGCCCTCTACAGTCTCGTGCATTTCAGCCTGATTTCATTCCCAGGGATCCCAAATCGAAGCCCGTAAGACACAAGTATCCTGCTTTCTATGATCCTTATGGCCTTAGACCCCCACCTTCAGATAAGATCATTCGGCTTGCAGAACAGATTGCAGCCCTGTCTCCTGAAGAGCGTAATGTGATTGGTCCCACACTTAGAGACAGACTAAGGCATCCTAAGATTCAACCAGTTTTAGTGGAGGGCATGGACTTGGGTCCTCAGGGAGGGTCTGGCGTTGGGTCTTCAAAGGCTGAGGAGAAGAAGGTAGAAAAAACTGCATTTGATGTCAAGTTAGAAAAGTTTGATGCTGCTGCAAAAATTAAGGTGATCAAAGAGGTTCGTGCTTTCACAAATTTGGGGTTGAAGGAAGCCAAAGATTTAGTTGAGAAAGTACCAGTTTTAATTAAGCAAGGTATCACTAAAGAAGAGGCAAATGATATTATAGAGAAAATCAAGGCTGTAGGGGGAGTTGCTGTTATGGAGTAGATTTTCAACGAGTTTTGTATGCTTTCTTTGAACTGTTATCAAAGTTCTATTGCCAGTTTTTTGCTCTGATAGACAAACAATTGCCATTCTGAAGATGTTGTTCTTGCATATTCAAAAGAATGAAACTTTCCTTGCTAGGTAGAGGAGGACCATTatgttttccttcaaatttgGTTTTCATACTTGATATTTT is drawn from Coffea arabica cultivar ET-39 chromosome 1c, Coffea Arabica ET-39 HiFi, whole genome shotgun sequence and contains these coding sequences:
- the LOC113724239 gene encoding uncharacterized protein isoform X1 translates to MTERHGGCFYRHSWFVSRPLSFSPAMEGTSAARDSGGSTSSRSDSSDYESVAKTHHSHRNFSSRRCFMSKPVHPLTLPSDTPRREATDSNAAGYLEFDAVTPRREKHRLSSASGSVDLTDVSEPFEADFSSRYCNPSDSFKCGLCERLLSQRSPWSSRRIVRSGDMPVAGVLSCCHVFHAECLEQTTPKANKNDPPCPICAKVEEENSPDQRVFSKFFPRLRPFCEDGPSRPWGCAQAGDCVEGALHAPSRSTMLSLTRSRIKKNLSLKGNVGRDFPGKARKSGSFASQLFVGSVDHGVACSSETVSGTSVK
- the LOC113724397 gene encoding uncharacterized protein; its protein translation is MKLSVVFKSLRSYPALRVVTGPLQSRAFQPDFIPRDPKSKPVRHKYPAFYDPYGLRPPPSDKIIRLAEQIAALSPEERNVIGPTLRDRLRHPKIQPVLVEGMDLGPQGGSGVGSSKAEEKKVEKTAFDVKLEKFDAAAKIKVIKEVRAFTNLGLKEAKDLVEKVPVLIKQGITKEEANDIIEKIKAVGGVAVME
- the LOC113724239 gene encoding uncharacterized protein isoform X2 gives rise to the protein MEGTSAARDSGGSTSSRSDSSDYESVAKTHHSHRNFSSRRCFMSKPVHPLTLPSDTPRREATDSNAAGYLEFDAVTPRREKHRLSSASGSVDLTDVSEPFEADFSSRYCNPSDSFKCGLCERLLSQRSPWSSRRIVRSGDMPVAGVLSCCHVFHAECLEQTTPKANKNDPPCPICAKVEEENSPDQRVFSKFFPRLRPFCEDGPSRPWGCAQAGDCVEGALHAPSRSTMLSLTRSRIKKNLSLKGNVGRDFPGKARKSGSFASQLFVGSVDHGVACSSETVSGTSVK